Proteins co-encoded in one Arachis hypogaea cultivar Tifrunner chromosome 13, arahy.Tifrunner.gnm2.J5K5, whole genome shotgun sequence genomic window:
- the LOC112737774 gene encoding chromo domain-containing protein LHP1 isoform X1, with protein sequence MKGGRKKSDAAANDEQIQLALQNKTETGMGMRMGGEHQTLVTVPHSNSPNLDDGFYEIEAIRRKRMRKGQLQYLIKWRGWPETANTWEPLDNLQSVPEVIDAFEDCLRSGKQRRRKRKHVDHHTQPKKRHHRSATSYTLRRFPTPAADHHLQPEPEPLAVAGPLPPDLPANPQTVVFADELETNTDDSRAQPPNQNGFADASGQIILRSQENDYDPKLSELRATANNGVDADNLAPHVQLANASAGNGHPAGDLKVNSMDPPQSDRCRGAKRRKSGSVKRFKCPSEAVDTQKSFSVFGTGQAGMPRDVGNNSHGRNCNVGNIVKIIKPIGYSASLSGNTQDILVTFIAVRCDGAEVLVDNKYLKEHNPLLLINYYEQHLRVVTDALTLFDFHDFVVPELSHWCLCD encoded by the exons ATGAAGGGAGGGAGGAAGAAGAGCGATGCTGCTGCAAATGATGAGCAGATTCAGCTCGCTCTACAAAACAAGACGGAGACGGGAATGGGAATGAGAATGGGAGGGGAGCACCAAACCCTTGTGACTGTCCCTCACTCTAACTCTCCCAACCTTGATGACGGCTTCTACGAAATTGAGGCCATTCGCCGTAAAAGAATGCGCAAG GGTCAACTCCAGTACCTTATCAAATG GCGGGGATGGCCCGAGACTGCCAACACATGGGAGCCTCTTGACAATCTCCAGTCAGTTCCGGAGGTCATCGATGCTTTTGAGGACTG CCTGAGATCTGGAAAACAGCGGAGGCGCAAACGCAAGCACGTTGATCACCACACACAGCCCAAGAAGAGGCACCACCGCTCCGCCACTTCTTACACCCTTAGACGCTTCCCTACTCCCGCAGCTGACCACCATTTGCAACCGGAACCTGAACCTCTTGCAGTTGCAGGCCCTCTTCCTCCCGATCTTCCAGCCAATCCTCAGACGGTTGTCTTTGCTGACGAATTGGAAACTAACACTGATGACAGCAGGGCGCAACCACCCAATCAAAATGGGTTTGCGGATGCTTCCGGCCAAATTATTCTGAGGAGTCAGGAAAATGATTACGATCCAAAGCTCAGTGAACTTCGAGCAACAGCAAACAATGGGGTTGATGCAGATAATCTTGCACCTCATGTTCAACTAGCAAATGCCTCCGCAGGAAATGGTCATCCAGCTGGTGATTTGAAGGTGAATTCCATGGACCCACCTCAAAGTGACCGCTGCAGAGGTGCAAAAAGGAGGAAATCAGGATCTGTGAAGCGATTCAAGTGTCCATCTGAGGCTGTTGATACTCAGAAGTCATTCAGTGTGTTTGGAACAGGCCAGGCAGGAATGCCTCGTGATGTGGGGAATAATAGTCATGGTAGGAATTGCAATGTAGGGAATATTGTCAAGATTATAAAGCCAATAGGCTATTCAGCTTCATTGTCTGGCAACACACAGGATATCTTGGTGACCTTTATTGCTGTGAG GTGCGACGGAGCAGAAGTTTTGGTGGATAACAAATATCTAAAGGAACACAATCCACTCCTG CTGATCAATTACTATGAGCAGCATCTCCG
- the LOC112737774 gene encoding chromo domain-containing protein LHP1 isoform X2, with product MKGGRKKSDAAANDEQIQLALQNKTETGMGMRMGGEHQTLVTVPHSNSPNLDDGFYEIEAIRRKRMRKGQLQYLIKWRGWPETANTWEPLDNLQSVPEVIDAFEDCLRSGKQRRRKRKHVDHHTQPKKRHHRSATSYTLRRFPTPAADHHLQPEPEPLAVAGPLPPDLPANPQTVVFADELETNTDDSRAQPPNQNGFADASGQIILRSQENDYDPKLSELRATANNGVDADNLAPHVQLANASAGNGHPAGDLKVNSMDPPQSDRCRGAKRRKSGSVKRFKCPSEAVDTQKSFSVFGTGQAGMPRDVGNNSHGRNCNVGNIVKIIKPIGYSASLSGNTQDILVTFIAVRCDGAEVLVDNKYLKEHNPLLLINYYEQHLRVVTLVLV from the exons ATGAAGGGAGGGAGGAAGAAGAGCGATGCTGCTGCAAATGATGAGCAGATTCAGCTCGCTCTACAAAACAAGACGGAGACGGGAATGGGAATGAGAATGGGAGGGGAGCACCAAACCCTTGTGACTGTCCCTCACTCTAACTCTCCCAACCTTGATGACGGCTTCTACGAAATTGAGGCCATTCGCCGTAAAAGAATGCGCAAG GGTCAACTCCAGTACCTTATCAAATG GCGGGGATGGCCCGAGACTGCCAACACATGGGAGCCTCTTGACAATCTCCAGTCAGTTCCGGAGGTCATCGATGCTTTTGAGGACTG CCTGAGATCTGGAAAACAGCGGAGGCGCAAACGCAAGCACGTTGATCACCACACACAGCCCAAGAAGAGGCACCACCGCTCCGCCACTTCTTACACCCTTAGACGCTTCCCTACTCCCGCAGCTGACCACCATTTGCAACCGGAACCTGAACCTCTTGCAGTTGCAGGCCCTCTTCCTCCCGATCTTCCAGCCAATCCTCAGACGGTTGTCTTTGCTGACGAATTGGAAACTAACACTGATGACAGCAGGGCGCAACCACCCAATCAAAATGGGTTTGCGGATGCTTCCGGCCAAATTATTCTGAGGAGTCAGGAAAATGATTACGATCCAAAGCTCAGTGAACTTCGAGCAACAGCAAACAATGGGGTTGATGCAGATAATCTTGCACCTCATGTTCAACTAGCAAATGCCTCCGCAGGAAATGGTCATCCAGCTGGTGATTTGAAGGTGAATTCCATGGACCCACCTCAAAGTGACCGCTGCAGAGGTGCAAAAAGGAGGAAATCAGGATCTGTGAAGCGATTCAAGTGTCCATCTGAGGCTGTTGATACTCAGAAGTCATTCAGTGTGTTTGGAACAGGCCAGGCAGGAATGCCTCGTGATGTGGGGAATAATAGTCATGGTAGGAATTGCAATGTAGGGAATATTGTCAAGATTATAAAGCCAATAGGCTATTCAGCTTCATTGTCTGGCAACACACAGGATATCTTGGTGACCTTTATTGCTGTGAG GTGCGACGGAGCAGAAGTTTTGGTGGATAACAAATATCTAAAGGAACACAATCCACTCCTG CTGATCAATTACTATGAGCAGCATCTCCG